TTGGATCACTTTCAGTATTTGGGAACTAATAAGAGCGTTGGGATAAGAAAGTGGTTGACGCCTGACTAAGTGCCTATCCCACCTCTCAATTAAGCCTAGTTCAAAATAGGCAATACATGCAGCTGAGCAAATATCTAGCTGAGTGCAATAATCATAACGCAGCTCCAAAGAAAGGTTTCTTCAAATTGAACATGGAAAGACACTCTGAGTCTCGCAAGTGTATTGAAGTGCACCTAGACAGAATCTAATGTCTACaaacctaccttacctagaCTGTTATTTCACTTTCCCGCTAATCTGTTGACCCATTCGGCGATGTTGGAGCTGATTGGTAGTTACTATCAGTGCTGAGATTGCTTGGTGTGTTTTGAAGAGCAAAGGCAGCCATTAGCCAAGTCCCAGAGTCCAGCGGAATGACCTCGCTATCGTTGTGTTCGAGTGCCATCTTCCAAGCCTTATGAAATATGCTGTCAGTTCAGGGCAATTGCTACGGTCTATTGGTTTGCGAAAAGGTATACTTACGGCTTGATAACCTTCTCAACGTAACTGGAATGAAAGTCCACCATTTCCCTGTTGTCACCTTCCCACTTGACAGTCTCATCGAGGCAGAACTCAACAGCCTTTCGAGGCCAGATAGATAAAGACCTTGAATGAATATCCCGCAGCAGCACGGATTTATCGATGTCGACCCACGCGCCATCCTTCCACTTCTGATAATAGGGGGGGTCTGGTGCGGAGCCCACGACTTGAAAGGGTGTAGTGCAGATCAGCTCTGCGAGGGTCAAACCAAGATTAACGAGCTTGGAATCGGGGTGGTCGCAGGGTTGGAACCCTTAGCGagatcccagatcttgatggatCTGCGAAACCATAGACTCATGGCACTAACAAGTGCCTAGGGTATGCAATGACATGGCTATATTTTCGCCCATCCCGTTTTCCACACACCGAATGCCAGAGCAACAGATATCTTCGGTCCAATCACACTCCCACAGAACGATGGCCCATTTGACCAACAAGAGAACAAGATCGACACGGTCCTTTTCCCATGCATGGTAAGTACGGGGCTCATTGTAAACTCCATTGCTGAAGAGATTTCTCAAGGGCTCAGTTGTGTCCCGCTCCACCCCATTGCTTCGAGTCACTGTTGGATTGCTGGTAGCAACATGGTTTGGCTCAAATATCGTGTTGATCCAGTCCTCCGGGGTTGTCTTGGCCTCTAGATTGTAAAGAAATTTGGCGTGTTCAGGAACTATAACAGGTTTCAGATTGTTGGCAGCCCGCTCAAGGATAGAAAAGAATATTGACAACTCTTTCAAATTCCACCACTCTTCAGGTTCAGCCGCAGCCGCGAGACTCCGGAGTTCCAACTGCCATATGAAGTTCCCGTCCCGCTGGCGTAAAGCGCAAAGATCGCATCCAAACACAGCTAGACAGGTCAGCTTTATTGATaaagagggagatgggaaTGGATCTGGCTTTGAGCCTACCAGTCTGAGTCATTTCGGATCAGACACTTCCTTCAGGTTCGTCATACTCTTGGTGAGTTGCTCAATGCTCGTTGTTAGGGTATCTTCGCTGAAAAGGGCGAaccttccccttcatcctcccTTGAAAATGGCCCTCGAAATTGCTCCGTTGATCCCTCTTAATGCTCGAAAAGGTTTCGAGGTACTGGACTAGCTTCTCAGTGTAATCCTCAACGTCTTTCAGATGGTCTTTGATCCGCTGGTAGTCAGCGCCCCATAATCGCTGATAGATTTCCGGAGAATATTTCTCATAGTTCCATGTTGAATCCCAGGATGCCAGCGCATCCTTTAGGCCACCCAGCGTGTTAAGCATCGTCCTGAAGGAATGtggaaacaaaacaacactgTGGCGCTTGGCATTGAGGGTCGCCAATGTGCCCGTAACGAACCCGAGCAGTCCAAGGAAAAGCCCGATTGCAGCTACTGGTGTCACAAGTTCAGGCATTGTTGTGTAAGAGAAGCACTCGAGTCAACGGAATTGAATTAGGTACGTAGCAAAATGAGAGAATAACAATGgcggaaaagaaaacccGATCGACCTCGGTCGCAATTTAAAACATCGCTGTTGTAAAAAGAAGCcaaggtaccttacctttCCTACTTAGTATCCGACTCTTTATTTAGGAGCTCAGTTGCTTTGCCTGTCCAGTCAGCTTACGTGTCGCTCTCAATAGAAGTGCACTTCTGCagccacatcaccaacagaTAGATTCGTGAGCGGGGGGATGTCAAGCCCACCACAATAATCCAGTCTCATGCAGAGGGCGGCTGCGCATCTTGATAGGAAAAAATTCCTGGGGTAGGTAACATTGATCACGTCGGCTGCAGAAGTGCGGTTCTGTGGGGTGACGAGGTGCACAATTCAGTTGCCTCAGTATCTGTAGCCCTGTACCCAGGCCCAGCCTGCTCCTGTCCGCGGACCatcttgaagaagaggtaGTTCTCAGGGTCCTTCGACCACTCCCTCTCACCGAGCCTTATGGCCTCTTCTGATTTCTCTGACTTGTTTTCCCCCATCTGACCCCCACTGCATTTTGACTTGAGATTGACCGGGTGTACGATAATGGTGCCTGACAACCCAAGTTATTTTGTCATTGCCTCTTACATCATCTTACTTTACCTGATCGCCTCGCAGGACACAACGCCTTTTCCATAGACGAAAGTCAATTCTTGACCATTCATCATGGGCAAATCTCCGAAAGAGATCTTGGTCGACATCCAAAATGAGGTGAACGAGCTGCAACTTGCGACAACACCGTTATCTGGCAACAAGGAGGTGCCTATGCCGCTATCTGAGTGTTTCGAACATATTCAGACAAAAGTCAAGGAAATAGTTCAGTGTGACCGGAGCACACTCGACGGCTAGTCTCGTGGTTCAGTAGGTAAGATCGGGTTGCATACATAGGGAACACCCGCTGAACAATTTGTGTGGCCGAGAATAAGCCCCGCACTTATCGCTTTTCACTTCATTCTTCTCCCGCCCAGTCCTGTCAAAACACAGACAACCTTTTGCATCACTTTCCAGACAGTCTGATCGATCTACACAATCACCACACCCCAGCTTTTCTCAACAATGGATGTCGAAGCGCTGCTGCGAAAGAGGTCTTCCGAGGTGTCGATCGAAGTGTTTGATCCTGATCACTATCACTTGCTCGTCAAGGCTATTCAGAACATTCTTTCAACAGAGCTGGCTGAGTTGAGCATAGCGCAGCTGATTGATGGCGTTCCTTTGATGATGTGGGTCTTTGAAGGCCGCGATGTCTACTCGAGAAAGGCCACCCATTGCTTGAACACGAGAATCTTTGTGAGGGTGCCCTTGACCAAGCGCGGTTATTTCGCGACGCATTTGACCCAGCCATCCTTCAGTTTTCCTCAAAGGTAAACCTCTATAATCATGAAGCAGCATCCTACATTGTGGTACACTCTAACTCACCCACCGGGCAGATCATGCAAGCATATCAGATTTCTGAGATTGGGTCAGGGGAGTTCAAGATGAGGTTGGTCGAACTGACCGCCGTCGCGGTACACAACCTAGCGGTTCTTGTATACCAAGGACATCCAAAGTTCCACAGCCAGGAGGAAATCGACAAAACTGTATCCTGCACAGTTCCGCCTCGATGGATAGAGGACGATGGACTTAAACTGCACTGGGAGAAAGTCATTGAACCCCACCCAACGCTCTTCTATCGTATTGATTATCTCGATCATGACCGCTACACCCATGGTCTTGCCGATGTAGTTGGCTACTGGGCAGAGGATCGCAattttggtggtgtcgttCTGTTTGAGAAAGGCGACTATCCAGAGTTACAGGAGGCTTTTGATGAACTCACAAACTATGAATCTGAGGAATCCTTCGTCGTCACTCTAGAGTATGACGAAAGGGGCTTGCCAATTGTCACCAAGAGCCCTAGGGACCCAGGGGCTTCAGAAGACAACATGTCCCAGGCATCAAGTGGCAAGCGTAGGAAACTTGAAGATGGATCTGGAAAAATACCGCCGGCGCCCTCTGAATTACTCTTAGTCTCGCCGCCTTCTCTaggctcaccaccccctttgGACTCTCCGCCGCCCCTTAGCTCACCTCGTCTTTGCTCGGCAGAACCACTGGAACTATCATCTTCACCCGACGCAAGTAAGCAAGAAACACCTCTACCACAAGGTGCTACGAAGTCGCCAGCAAAGCCTGTTCCGCAGTCACCGAACTCACTCAAGCTAAGCAGGAGAAGCACCAGGCTCAGAGAGCGTCTCGCTCCATGACAAGGATGCCACTGCAAATGTTGACATTGAGTCCAAGGAATAATGACAGAGTCAGATATTGTGGACGCTGGGTATTTCAAGAGCTCTGAGGGGACCAGGCTGACGGATGCAACTAATTCTAAGGACTAGAAAGGCTTTATAGGCCAATCAAACAGATATTCAGATACAAGCGCCAAGCATCTTCCACATGTGTTCAACCTGCAATTCAAGCCCTGTAAGCATTCTCCAATAGCTCTCCTGTACAACCAAACGCTCTGACCAAATGCTTCCCTGTGTACCTAGCTAGGTATCTCGTTCATTGTTTTCAGAATCAAGTCTCGCAAGTCTGCTCTCCACAGTCAGGGTCGGCGTCATCAATGCCCTCACGGGGGCCCTGGAA
The sequence above is a segment of the Podospora pseudoanserina strain CBS 124.78 chromosome 5, whole genome shotgun sequence genome. Coding sequences within it:
- a CDS encoding hypothetical protein (EggNog:ENOG503PD2M), whose amino-acid sequence is MDVEALLRKRSSEVSIEVFDPDHYHLLVKAIQNILSTELAELSIAQLIDGVPLMMWVFEGRDVYSRKATHCLNTRIFIMQAYQISEIGSGEFKMRLVELTAVAVHNLAVLVYQGHPKFHSQEEIDKTVSCTVPPRWIEDDGLKLHWEKVIEPHPTLFYRIDYLDHDRYTHGLADVVGYWAEDRNFGGVVLFEKGDYPELQEAFDELTNYESEESFVVTLEYDERGLPIVTKSPRDPGASEDNMSQASSGKRRKLEDGSGKIPPAPSELLLVSPPSLGSPPPLDSPPPLSSPRLCSAEPLELSSSPDAREAPGSESVSLHDKDATANVDIESKE